A part of Streptomyces sp. NBC_00557 genomic DNA contains:
- the holA gene encoding DNA polymerase III subunit delta — MARKTANDDPLAPVTLAVGQEDLLLDRAVQEVVAAAKAADADTDVRDLTPDQVQPGTLAELTSPSLFAERKVVVVRNAQDLSADTVKDVKAYIGAPAEEITLVLLHAGGAKGKGLLDAARKAGAREVACPKMTKPADRLAFVRGEFRSFGRSATPEACQALCDAIGSDLRELASAVSQLVADVEGTIDEAVVGRYYTGRAEASSFTVADRAVEGRTAEALEALRWSLATGVAPVMITSALAQGVRAIGKLSSARGGRPADLARELGMPPWKIDRVRQQMRGWTPDGVAAAMRAVAEADAGVKGGGDDPEYALEKAVVVIARAARSRGRG, encoded by the coding sequence ATGGCCAGGAAGACTGCGAATGACGACCCTCTCGCCCCGGTGACGCTCGCCGTGGGCCAGGAGGACCTCCTGCTCGACCGTGCCGTGCAGGAGGTGGTGGCCGCCGCCAAGGCCGCCGACGCCGACACGGACGTACGCGACCTCACCCCGGACCAGGTGCAGCCCGGCACGCTCGCCGAGCTCACCAGTCCCTCGCTCTTCGCCGAGCGGAAAGTCGTGGTCGTACGCAATGCGCAGGACCTGTCCGCCGACACGGTCAAGGACGTGAAGGCGTATATCGGGGCACCCGCCGAGGAGATCACGCTCGTGCTGCTGCACGCGGGCGGCGCCAAGGGCAAAGGACTGCTGGACGCCGCGCGCAAGGCGGGCGCGCGGGAGGTCGCCTGCCCCAAGATGACCAAGCCGGCGGACCGGCTGGCCTTCGTGCGGGGCGAGTTCCGCTCCTTCGGGCGTTCGGCCACGCCCGAGGCGTGCCAGGCGCTCTGCGATGCCATCGGCAGCGATCTGCGGGAGCTGGCCTCGGCGGTCTCCCAGCTGGTCGCCGACGTGGAGGGGACGATCGACGAGGCGGTCGTCGGGCGGTACTACACCGGCCGGGCCGAGGCCTCCAGCTTCACGGTCGCGGACCGGGCCGTGGAGGGGCGCACGGCGGAGGCGCTGGAGGCGCTCAGATGGTCGCTGGCGACGGGCGTGGCGCCGGTGATGATCACCAGCGCGCTCGCCCAGGGCGTGCGGGCGATCGGCAAGCTGTCCTCCGCGCGCGGGGGGCGGCCGGCGGATCTGGCGCGGGAGCTGGGGATGCCGCCGTGGAAGATCGATCGGGTACGGCAGCAGATGAGGGGGTGGACACCGGACGGGGTCGCGGCGGCGATGCGGGCTGTCGCCGAGGCCGACGCGGGCGTGAAGGGCGGCGGCGACGACCCCGAGTACGCGTTGGAGAAGGCCGTCGTGGTGATCGCCCGCGCCGCTCGCTCCCGCGGCCGCGGATAG
- a CDS encoding DUF3097 domain-containing protein, producing the protein MRQYSADLTPPWKKQKPVPEVPAEPGLVVEEAGTGFCGAVIGCEAGTVTLEDRFGKHRVFPLEPRGFLLEGRVVTLVRPSSGGPARPARTASGSVAVPGARARVARAGRIYVEGRHDAELVEKVWGDDLRVEGVVVEYLEGVDDLPSIVSSFAPGPDARLGVLVDHLVPGTKEWRIAESVTSEHALVVGHPYIDIWQAVKPAALGIEAWPTVPKGQDWKTGVCRALGWPSENTGAVWQAILKRVTSYKDLEPELLGRVEELIDFVTAAGSGAA; encoded by the coding sequence ATGCGCCAGTACTCCGCCGACCTGACCCCTCCCTGGAAGAAGCAGAAGCCCGTACCCGAGGTGCCCGCCGAACCGGGCCTCGTGGTGGAGGAGGCCGGTACCGGTTTCTGCGGGGCGGTGATCGGCTGCGAGGCGGGCACGGTGACGCTGGAGGACCGCTTCGGCAAGCACCGGGTGTTCCCCCTGGAGCCGCGCGGCTTCCTGCTGGAGGGCCGCGTGGTCACGCTGGTGCGGCCGTCGTCCGGCGGCCCCGCACGGCCCGCCCGGACCGCCTCCGGCTCGGTCGCCGTCCCCGGCGCCCGCGCCCGCGTGGCCCGCGCCGGCCGCATCTACGTCGAGGGCCGGCACGACGCCGAGCTGGTCGAGAAGGTCTGGGGCGACGACCTGCGCGTCGAGGGCGTGGTCGTGGAGTACCTGGAGGGCGTGGACGACCTGCCGTCGATCGTGTCGTCCTTCGCGCCGGGTCCGGACGCGCGGCTGGGCGTGCTGGTGGACCACCTGGTGCCGGGGACGAAGGAGTGGCGGATCGCCGAGTCGGTGACCAGCGAGCACGCCCTCGTCGTCGGCCACCCGTACATCGACATCTGGCAGGCGGTGAAGCCGGCCGCGCTGGGCATCGAGGCGTGGCCGACGGTGCCGAAGGGACAGGACTGGAAGACGGGCGTGTGCCGGGCCCTGGGCTGGCCGTCGGAGAACACCGGGGCGGTGTGGCAGGCGATCCTGAAACGGGTGACGTCCTACAAGGACCTGGAGCCGGAACTGCTGGGCCGGGTGGAGGAGCTGATCGACTTCGTCACGGCAGCGGGAAGCGGTGCGGCTTGA
- a CDS encoding SpoIIE family protein phosphatase, protein MAAIPTQRESEPRAREVRGRATLPGSPLAPGSARALVQATLAEAPGVSARLVDDALAVVSELVTNAVVHAGTDVEVDWRLEETGAFVVEVGDRHPSRAPRDALGGDGSYDTAEYGRGLRLVTTLAESWGVTYRAGAKTVWARLPPGGVDGPDACAPDAALEVAEDLAPQPHRADGDRDWLGRGALSFLAEASDLLAGQLDENLVTALTGQLIVPRLADWCAVWLEDEATVRGRAAGGPDRVWHTSENRIEELRCALEKEPPCPGEGLRSGPEPYPWPGPALGPQGADGTALAYRLIAGGRPLGTLVIGRCGPAGFPEEVTGLVEDLGRRVALAIGAARQYARQATISAVLQRGLLPGAVAEIPGVSSALVYEPCDKGGPSGDFYDLFPAGDGRWCFAVGDVQGKGPEAAVVIGLARPWLRLLAREGYRVADVLDRLNQLLLDDATEAADAAARALVAAGGRPVAAGDGPQTRFLSLLYGELTPYAGGVHCTLASAGHPLPLVLSPDGTVRTAARPQTLLGVVEDETYTSESIDLRPGDSLLCVTDGVTERRSGSRQFDDGDGLAHALSGCTGLSAEEIAERIRRLVHDFSGGPPEDDLALLVLQAE, encoded by the coding sequence ATGGCGGCCATACCGACGCAGAGGGAGAGTGAGCCCCGGGCCAGGGAGGTCCGGGGCCGGGCGACGCTGCCCGGCAGCCCCCTCGCGCCCGGGTCGGCCCGCGCCCTGGTGCAGGCCACGCTGGCCGAGGCGCCCGGGGTCTCGGCACGGCTCGTCGACGACGCCCTGGCCGTGGTCAGCGAGCTGGTCACCAACGCCGTCGTGCACGCCGGCACGGACGTGGAGGTCGACTGGCGGCTGGAGGAGACCGGCGCGTTCGTCGTGGAGGTGGGCGACCGGCACCCCTCCCGCGCCCCGCGCGACGCCCTCGGCGGCGACGGCTCGTACGACACCGCCGAGTACGGGCGCGGCCTGCGCCTGGTCACCACGCTCGCCGAGTCCTGGGGCGTCACCTACCGCGCCGGCGCCAAGACCGTCTGGGCCCGGCTGCCTCCCGGCGGCGTGGACGGGCCGGACGCCTGCGCGCCGGACGCGGCCCTGGAGGTCGCCGAGGACCTGGCCCCGCAGCCGCACCGCGCCGACGGCGACCGGGACTGGCTCGGCCGGGGCGCGCTGTCGTTCCTCGCCGAGGCCTCCGACCTGCTCGCCGGACAGCTGGACGAGAACCTGGTCACGGCGCTCACCGGCCAGCTCATCGTGCCCCGGCTCGCCGACTGGTGCGCGGTGTGGCTGGAGGACGAGGCGACCGTGCGCGGTCGTGCCGCCGGCGGGCCCGACCGGGTCTGGCACACCAGCGAGAACCGCATCGAGGAACTGCGCTGCGCCCTGGAGAAGGAGCCGCCCTGCCCCGGCGAGGGCCTGCGCTCCGGCCCGGAACCGTACCCCTGGCCCGGACCGGCGCTCGGACCGCAGGGCGCCGACGGCACGGCGCTGGCGTACCGGCTGATCGCGGGCGGGCGGCCGCTCGGCACGCTGGTCATCGGCCGGTGCGGGCCGGCCGGCTTCCCCGAGGAGGTCACCGGGCTCGTGGAGGACCTCGGCCGCCGGGTGGCCCTGGCGATCGGCGCGGCCCGCCAGTACGCCCGCCAGGCCACCATCAGCGCGGTCCTGCAGCGCGGCCTGCTGCCCGGCGCGGTCGCCGAGATCCCCGGGGTGAGCAGCGCCCTCGTCTACGAGCCGTGCGACAAGGGCGGCCCCAGCGGCGACTTCTACGACCTGTTCCCGGCCGGCGACGGCCGCTGGTGCTTCGCCGTCGGGGACGTCCAGGGCAAGGGACCCGAGGCGGCCGTCGTGATCGGCCTCGCCCGCCCGTGGCTCCGCCTCCTCGCCCGCGAGGGCTACCGCGTCGCCGACGTCCTCGACCGCCTCAACCAGCTCCTCCTGGACGACGCCACCGAGGCCGCCGACGCCGCCGCGCGCGCCCTGGTCGCGGCGGGCGGCCGGCCGGTGGCCGCCGGGGACGGGCCGCAGACCCGCTTCCTGTCGCTCCTGTACGGCGAGCTGACGCCGTACGCCGGCGGGGTCCACTGCACGCTCGCCTCCGCGGGTCACCCGCTCCCGCTCGTCCTGAGCCCCGACGGCACCGTGCGCACGGCGGCCCGCCCGCAGACCCTGCTCGGCGTCGTCGAGGACGAGACGTACACCAGCGAGAGCATCGACCTGCGGCCCGGCGACAGTCTGCTGTGCGTCACCGACGGGGTGACCGAGCGGCGTTCCGGCTCCCGCCAGTTCGACGACGGCGACGGCCTGGCCCACGCCCTGTCCGGCTGCACCGGCCTGAGCGCCGAGGAGATCGCCGAAAGGATCCGCCGCCTGGTCCACGACTTCAGCGGCGGCCCGCCCGAGGACGACCTCGCCCTGCTGGTCCTCCAGGCGGAGTGA
- the rpsT gene encoding 30S ribosomal protein S20 — MANIKSQIKRIKTNEKARLRNKAVKSSLKTAIRKAREAAAAGDVEKATELQRAAARALDKAVSKGVIHKNQAANKKSALASKVASLKG, encoded by the coding sequence GTGGCGAACATCAAGTCCCAGATCAAGCGGATCAAGACCAACGAGAAGGCCCGGCTGCGCAACAAGGCCGTCAAGTCCTCCCTGAAGACCGCGATCCGCAAGGCCCGCGAGGCCGCTGCCGCGGGTGACGTCGAGAAGGCCACCGAGCTGCAGCGCGCCGCCGCGCGTGCGCTCGACAAGGCCGTCTCGAAGGGCGTCATCCACAAGAACCAGGCCGCCAACAAGAAGTCGGCGCTTGCTTCCAAGGTCGCGTCCCTCAAGGGCTGA
- the lepA gene encoding translation elongation factor 4 — translation MPATPNHVPEPSRTDPALIRNFCIIAHIDHGKSTLADRMLQLTGVVEQRQMRAQYLDRMDIERERGITIKSQAVRLPWAPTEGPDQGTTHILNMIDTPGHVDFTYEVSRSLAACEGTILLVDAAQGIEAQTLANLYLAMENDLTIIPVLNKIDLPAAQPEKFAEELANLVGCDPEDVLKVSAKTGLGVDALLNKVVKEIPAPVGVADAPARAMIFDSVYDSYRGVVTYVRVIDGQLNKRERIRMMSTGATHELLEIGVNSPEMLPADGLGVGEVGYLITGVKDVRQSKVGDTVTSQNKGATEALGGYKDPKPMVFSGLYPLDGSDYPELREALDKLQLNDAALVYEPETSAALGFGFRVGFLGLLHLDVIRERLEREFGLDLIATAPNVVYRVIMEDGSEHTVTNPSEFPEGKIQEVFEPVVRATILAPTEFIGAIMELCQTRRGTLLGMDYLSEDRVEIRYTLPLAEIVFDFFDQLKSKTRGYASLDYEPTGEQSSSLVKVDILLHGDKVDAFSAITHKDQAYAYGVRLVAKLKELIPRQNFEVPVQAAIGSRVIARETIRAIRKDVLAKCYGGDISRKRKLLEKQKEGKKRMKMVGSVEVPQEAFIAVLSSDDSAGSVKGKK, via the coding sequence GTGCCCGCGACCCCTAACCATGTGCCCGAGCCGAGCCGTACCGACCCGGCTCTGATCCGCAATTTCTGCATCATCGCGCACATCGACCACGGCAAGTCCACGCTCGCCGACCGGATGCTCCAGCTGACCGGTGTGGTCGAGCAGCGGCAGATGCGTGCTCAGTACCTCGACCGGATGGACATCGAGCGCGAGCGCGGCATCACGATCAAGTCCCAGGCGGTGCGTCTGCCCTGGGCCCCCACCGAGGGCCCCGACCAGGGCACGACCCACATCCTCAACATGATCGACACCCCGGGGCACGTCGACTTCACCTACGAGGTCTCGCGGTCGCTCGCCGCCTGTGAGGGGACCATCCTCCTCGTCGACGCCGCCCAGGGCATCGAGGCGCAGACCCTCGCCAACCTCTACCTGGCGATGGAGAACGACCTCACGATCATCCCCGTGCTCAACAAGATCGACCTGCCGGCGGCGCAGCCGGAGAAGTTCGCCGAGGAGCTGGCGAACCTGGTCGGCTGCGACCCGGAGGACGTCCTCAAGGTCTCCGCCAAGACCGGCCTCGGCGTGGACGCGCTGCTGAACAAGGTCGTGAAGGAGATCCCGGCGCCGGTCGGCGTCGCCGACGCGCCCGCCCGCGCGATGATCTTCGACTCGGTGTACGACTCCTACCGCGGTGTCGTGACGTACGTGCGTGTCATCGACGGCCAGCTCAACAAACGTGAGCGCATCAGGATGATGTCGACCGGCGCCACGCACGAGCTGCTGGAGATCGGCGTCAACTCGCCCGAGATGCTGCCGGCCGACGGCCTCGGCGTCGGCGAGGTGGGCTATCTGATCACCGGTGTGAAGGACGTGCGCCAGTCCAAGGTCGGTGACACGGTCACCAGCCAGAACAAGGGGGCGACGGAGGCGCTCGGCGGGTACAAGGACCCGAAGCCGATGGTCTTCTCGGGGCTGTATCCGCTCGACGGCTCCGACTACCCGGAGCTGCGCGAGGCGCTGGACAAGCTGCAGCTCAACGACGCCGCGCTGGTCTACGAGCCGGAGACCTCCGCCGCGCTCGGCTTCGGCTTCCGCGTCGGCTTCCTCGGCCTGCTGCACCTGGACGTGATCCGGGAGCGGCTGGAGCGCGAGTTCGGCCTGGACCTGATCGCCACCGCCCCCAACGTGGTGTACCGCGTGATCATGGAGGACGGCAGCGAGCACACGGTCACCAACCCGAGCGAGTTCCCCGAGGGCAAGATCCAGGAGGTCTTCGAGCCCGTCGTGCGGGCCACCATCCTGGCGCCCACCGAGTTCATCGGCGCGATCATGGAGCTGTGCCAGACCCGGCGCGGCACCCTGCTCGGCATGGACTACCTCTCCGAGGACCGGGTCGAGATCCGCTACACCCTGCCGCTCGCGGAGATCGTCTTCGACTTCTTCGACCAGCTGAAGTCCAAGACGCGCGGCTACGCCTCCCTCGACTACGAGCCCACGGGCGAGCAGAGCAGCTCCCTGGTCAAGGTCGACATCCTGCTGCACGGCGACAAGGTCGACGCCTTCTCGGCGATCACCCACAAGGACCAGGCGTACGCGTACGGCGTACGGCTCGTCGCCAAGCTGAAGGAGCTGATCCCGCGGCAGAACTTCGAGGTGCCGGTGCAGGCCGCCATCGGCTCCCGGGTCATCGCCCGCGAGACCATCCGCGCCATCCGCAAGGACGTCCTCGCCAAGTGCTACGGCGGTGACATCTCCCGTAAGCGGAAGCTGCTGGAGAAGCAGAAGGAAGGCAAGAAGCGGATGAAGATGGTGGGTTCCGTGGAGGTTCCGCAGGAAGCCTTCATCGCCGTCCTGTCGAGTGATGACAGTGCGGGGTCGGTCAAGGGCAAGAAGTAA
- a CDS encoding IS982 family transposase codes for MTTDLETLATALYVKIDDSLAGSRRWGRPPSLSDAELLTLAVMQALLGFVSEARWLRFARVHLAAEFPYLPGQSGYNKRLRAANTLISRFIRTLARDSDLWHDDVWIVDSTPVECARSRPTAKRSDLAGWAGYGYCPSHSRFFWGLRLHLVCTPGGLPIAWALANPKVDEREVLADMLTGDQDLLATHPGQTIVGDKGYVSRHLDAFMAEHGLTLLRPTYRNITPRPGEHLLKPIRQLIESVNDTLKGQLDLERHGARTPAGVLARVGQRILAMTTAIWHNRNTGRAITRSLIAYDH; via the coding sequence GTGACGACAGACCTCGAAACCCTCGCGACTGCACTGTACGTGAAGATCGATGACTCTCTGGCAGGATCGCGTCGATGGGGCCGCCCGCCGAGCCTGAGCGATGCCGAGTTGTTGACGCTGGCGGTGATGCAGGCCCTGCTCGGGTTCGTCTCCGAAGCCCGCTGGCTGCGGTTCGCCCGCGTCCATCTGGCGGCCGAGTTCCCCTACCTGCCCGGGCAGTCCGGGTACAACAAACGCCTGCGGGCCGCGAACACGCTGATCAGCAGGTTCATCCGCACCCTGGCCCGGGACAGCGACCTTTGGCACGACGACGTGTGGATCGTGGACTCCACCCCCGTGGAGTGCGCCCGCTCACGGCCCACCGCGAAGCGCTCCGACCTGGCCGGCTGGGCCGGCTACGGCTACTGCCCCTCGCACTCCCGGTTCTTCTGGGGCCTGCGTCTTCACCTTGTGTGCACCCCCGGCGGCCTCCCGATCGCCTGGGCCCTGGCCAACCCCAAAGTTGACGAACGCGAGGTGCTGGCCGACATGCTCACCGGCGACCAGGACCTACTGGCCACCCACCCCGGACAGACCATCGTCGGCGACAAGGGCTACGTATCCAGGCACCTCGACGCCTTCATGGCCGAGCACGGCCTGACCCTGCTGCGGCCGACCTACCGCAACATCACCCCCCGGCCCGGCGAACACCTTCTCAAGCCCATCCGTCAGCTCATCGAGTCGGTGAACGACACCCTCAAGGGCCAGCTCGACCTCGAGCGTCACGGCGCGAGAACCCCCGCCGGCGTTCTCGCCCGTGTCGGACAACGGATCCTCGCCATGACGACCGCGATCTGGCACAACCGCAACACAGGCCGAGCCATCACACGCTCACTGATCGCCTACGACCACTGA
- the hemW gene encoding radical SAM family heme chaperone HemW, whose protein sequence is MPSALPDGEPVPADGALPAHALAGAAERPLGFYLHVPYCATRCGYCDFNTYTATELRGTGGVLASRDNYADTLTDEIRLARKVLGDDPRPVRTVFVGGGTPTLLAADDLVRMLGAVRDEFGLAPDAEITTEANPESVGPAYLATLREGGFTRISFGMQSARRHVLDVLDRTHTPGRPEACVAEARAAGFEHVNLDLIYGTPGESDDDWRASLDAAIGAGPDHVSAYALIVEEGTQLARRIRRGEVPMTDDDVHADRYLIAEETLSAAGFEWYEVSNWATSQTGRCLHNELYWRGADWWGAGPGAHSHVGGVRWWNVKHPGAYAAALASGRSPGAGRELLSDEDRRVERILLELRLREGVPLAVLKDEGLAASRRALADGLLQQGPYDDGRAVLTLRGRLLADAVVRDLVD, encoded by the coding sequence ATGCCTTCCGCACTCCCCGACGGCGAGCCCGTCCCCGCCGACGGCGCGCTGCCCGCGCACGCGCTCGCCGGCGCCGCCGAGCGGCCCCTCGGGTTCTATCTCCACGTCCCGTACTGCGCGACCCGCTGCGGCTACTGCGATTTCAACACCTATACCGCGACCGAGCTGCGCGGCACCGGCGGCGTCCTGGCGTCCCGCGACAACTACGCCGACACGCTGACGGACGAGATCCGCCTCGCCCGCAAGGTGCTCGGCGACGACCCGCGGCCGGTGCGCACGGTGTTCGTCGGCGGCGGCACGCCGACCCTGCTGGCGGCCGACGATCTCGTACGGATGCTGGGGGCCGTCCGGGACGAGTTCGGGCTCGCGCCGGACGCCGAGATCACGACGGAGGCGAACCCCGAGTCGGTCGGTCCCGCCTACCTCGCCACGCTGCGGGAGGGCGGCTTCACCCGGATCTCCTTCGGCATGCAGAGCGCCCGGCGGCACGTGCTGGACGTCCTGGACCGCACCCACACCCCCGGCCGTCCCGAGGCCTGCGTCGCGGAGGCGCGGGCGGCGGGCTTCGAGCACGTCAACCTGGACCTGATCTACGGCACGCCCGGGGAGAGCGACGACGACTGGCGGGCCTCGCTGGACGCGGCGATCGGCGCCGGGCCGGACCACGTCAGCGCGTACGCCCTCATCGTCGAGGAGGGCACGCAGCTGGCCCGGCGGATCCGCCGGGGCGAGGTCCCGATGACCGACGACGACGTGCACGCGGACCGGTACCTGATCGCCGAGGAGACCCTGAGCGCGGCGGGCTTCGAGTGGTACGAGGTCTCCAACTGGGCCACCTCTCAGACGGGCCGCTGCCTGCACAACGAGCTGTACTGGCGCGGCGCCGACTGGTGGGGGGCCGGGCCTGGGGCGCACTCGCACGTGGGCGGGGTGCGGTGGTGGAACGTGAAGCATCCGGGGGCGTACGCGGCGGCGCTCGCCTCCGGCCGGTCACCGGGCGCGGGCCGGGAGCTGCTGTCCGACGAGGACCGGCGGGTGGAGCGGATCCTGCTGGAACTGCGGCTGCGGGAGGGGGTGCCGCTGGCCGTGCTGAAGGACGAGGGGCTCGCGGCGTCCCGCCGGGCGCTGGCGGACGGTCTCCTCCAGCAGGGCCCGTACGACGACGGGCGGGCCGTGCTGACCCTGCGGGGGCGGCTGCTGGCGGACGCGGTGGTGCGGGACCTGGTGGACTGA
- a CDS encoding Uma2 family endonuclease has translation MTAVDERGVAEFFEGFEPPDGLRVELLRGEIVMMASPDLVHNLIVMLLGRQIPLEHWYSLQTQDVDIVDEASEPVPDLVVVAPEILPASGRLLPASLVTMVVEVVSKTSVERDYCVKRSIYAAGGIPVYLIVDPIMAQCVLLTRPEGEGERADYKEQTLRKFGEPLRIEALGIDLDSSGFGTFPDVKPHRFPLP, from the coding sequence ATGACCGCTGTGGACGAACGTGGAGTCGCAGAGTTCTTCGAGGGGTTCGAGCCGCCCGACGGACTCAGGGTGGAGCTCCTGCGGGGGGAAATCGTGATGATGGCCAGCCCGGATCTGGTCCACAACCTGATCGTGATGCTGCTCGGGAGGCAGATTCCTCTTGAGCACTGGTACAGCCTTCAGACCCAGGATGTCGACATCGTCGACGAGGCCAGCGAGCCTGTCCCCGATCTTGTGGTCGTCGCACCCGAAATCCTGCCTGCATCGGGCCGGCTGCTCCCGGCCAGTCTCGTCACGATGGTCGTCGAGGTGGTGTCGAAGACCAGCGTCGAGCGGGACTACTGCGTCAAGCGCTCCATCTACGCCGCGGGCGGGATCCCCGTGTACCTCATCGTCGATCCGATCATGGCGCAGTGCGTCCTGCTGACGCGGCCCGAAGGCGAGGGGGAGAGGGCCGACTACAAGGAGCAGACCCTGCGGAAATTCGGCGAACCGCTGCGGATTGAGGCGCTGGGCATCGACCTGGACAGCAGCGGGTTCGGCACGTTCCCCGACGTCAAGCCGCACCGCTTCCCGCTGCCGTGA
- a CDS encoding AMP-dependent synthetase/ligase produces the protein MSDTQTLIENRPPSVAALFLERVAATPDAEAYRYPVPPASGQGPDDWKSLSWAQAAERVYAIAAGLIELGLQPEQRVALASSTRVEWILADLGIMCAGGATTTVYPQTNADESAFILSDSESRVLIAEDAAQVAKAVEKRAELPDLTKVVVIDPAGVETGDWVITLAELERRGAAYLEQHPQLIKERVGAITREQLATLIYTSGTTGRPKGVRLPHDNWAYMAKAIAATGLVTMDDVQYLWLPLAHVFGKVLTSGQIEVGHVTAVDGRVDKIIENLPVVKPTYMAAVPRIFEKVYNGVAAKAREGGPAKYKIFQWAAGVAREYAKVSQDNFRRTGTHAVPFGLAAKHKVADTLVYGKLREAFGGRLRACVSGASALAPEIGYFFAGAGIHILEGYGLTESSAASFVNPGEAYRTGTVGKPLPGTEVRIADDGEILLRGPGIMQGYHKLPEKTAEVLESDGWFHTGDIGELSPDGYLRITDRKKDLIKTSGGKYVAPAEVEGQFKAVCPYVSNILVHGADRNYCTALIALDEIAILDWAKENGLEGKSYAEIVAAPQTVEMVDGYVQQLNAGLQKWQTIKKFRLLPRDLDVEHGEITPSLKLKRPVVEREYKDLIEEMYAGTREK, from the coding sequence GTGAGCGACACACAGACCCTGATCGAGAACCGTCCGCCGTCCGTGGCGGCCCTCTTCCTGGAGCGCGTGGCGGCCACACCGGACGCCGAGGCCTACCGCTATCCGGTGCCTCCGGCCTCCGGTCAGGGCCCCGACGACTGGAAGTCGCTCAGCTGGGCGCAGGCGGCCGAGCGGGTCTACGCGATCGCGGCCGGCCTCATCGAGCTGGGCCTGCAGCCCGAACAGCGCGTGGCGCTCGCCTCCTCCACCCGCGTCGAGTGGATCCTCGCCGACCTCGGCATCATGTGCGCGGGCGGCGCGACCACCACCGTCTACCCGCAGACCAACGCGGACGAGTCGGCGTTCATCCTCTCCGACTCCGAGAGCCGGGTGCTGATCGCCGAGGACGCGGCCCAGGTCGCCAAGGCGGTCGAGAAGCGCGCCGAGCTGCCCGACCTGACCAAGGTCGTCGTCATCGACCCGGCCGGCGTCGAGACGGGCGACTGGGTCATCACCCTCGCCGAGCTGGAGCGGCGCGGCGCCGCCTACCTGGAGCAGCACCCGCAGCTGATCAAGGAGCGGGTCGGCGCGATCACCAGGGAGCAGCTCGCCACGCTCATCTACACCTCCGGCACCACCGGCCGCCCCAAGGGAGTCCGGCTCCCGCACGACAACTGGGCGTACATGGCGAAGGCGATCGCCGCGACCGGCCTGGTCACCATGGACGACGTGCAGTACCTGTGGCTGCCGCTCGCGCACGTCTTCGGCAAGGTGCTCACCTCCGGCCAGATCGAGGTCGGGCACGTCACCGCCGTCGACGGCCGCGTCGACAAGATCATCGAGAACCTTCCGGTGGTGAAGCCGACGTACATGGCGGCCGTGCCGCGCATCTTCGAGAAGGTCTACAACGGCGTCGCCGCCAAGGCCCGCGAGGGCGGCCCCGCCAAGTACAAGATCTTCCAGTGGGCCGCCGGGGTCGCCCGCGAGTACGCCAAGGTCAGCCAGGACAACTTCCGGCGCACCGGAACCCACGCCGTGCCGTTCGGCCTCGCCGCCAAGCACAAGGTCGCCGACACCCTCGTCTACGGCAAGCTCCGCGAGGCCTTCGGCGGCCGGCTGCGCGCCTGCGTCTCCGGCGCCTCCGCGCTCGCGCCCGAGATCGGCTACTTCTTCGCAGGCGCCGGCATCCACATCCTCGAGGGCTACGGCCTCACCGAGTCCTCCGCCGCCTCCTTCGTCAACCCCGGCGAGGCCTACCGCACCGGCACGGTCGGCAAGCCGCTGCCCGGCACGGAGGTGCGCATCGCCGACGACGGCGAGATCCTGCTGCGCGGCCCGGGCATCATGCAGGGCTACCACAAGCTGCCCGAGAAGACCGCCGAGGTGCTGGAGTCCGACGGCTGGTTCCACACCGGCGACATCGGCGAGCTGTCGCCCGACGGCTACCTGCGCATCACCGACCGCAAGAAGGACCTGATCAAGACCTCCGGCGGCAAGTACGTCGCGCCGGCCGAGGTCGAGGGACAGTTCAAGGCGGTGTGCCCGTACGTCTCCAACATCCTGGTGCACGGCGCCGACCGGAACTACTGCACCGCCCTCATCGCCCTGGACGAGATCGCGATCCTGGACTGGGCGAAGGAGAACGGGCTGGAGGGCAAGTCGTACGCCGAGATCGTCGCCGCGCCGCAGACGGTCGAGATGGTCGACGGGTATGTGCAGCAGCTCAACGCCGGGCTCCAGAAGTGGCAGACCATCAAGAAGTTCCGGCTGCTGCCGCGGGACCTCGACGTGGAGCACGGGGAGATCACGCCGAGCCTGAAGCTGAAGCGGCCCGTCGTGGAGCGGGAGTACAAGGACCTCATCGAGGAGATGTACGCGGGGACGAGGGAGAAGTGA